The DNA region AGTGGTATAATTATTTAGGCACCGTGCCGGGTATTACCAATCCTACACAGGATGCATCTTATTTTAAACGTGCAAATCTTGGCGAAGACTATTATAATGCCAATGCTTATTTCGAATACAAAAATACCTTCAGTACCGACCATTCTGTAAGTGTTACAGCAGGCAGCCAGTATGAGCGCGACGAATATGATTATTTTGATGCTACCGTCCTTAACCCGGTTTCACAGGATATTAAAACATTAACCGGTATCGGTAACCAAACCAATAGTGAAACTAAAAACCACTATGCCATAGGTTCGGCATTTAGCAGGGTAAATTATGCCTATAAACAAAAATACCTGCTTGAGGCCAATTTCAGGTATGATGGGTCTTCCAAATTTGCCGAAGAAGACAGGTGGAAGGCTTTTTATGGTTTCTCTGCAGGTTGGAGGATCAGCCAGGAAAACTTCATGAAAGGCGCTACTTTCTTTAATGATTTAAAGCTGAGGGCATCCTACGGAGTTGTAGGTAATCAAAGCGGGATCGGTTTATATGATTATATCCAGCAATTGGTATTAGCTAAAACAGGTACTGTAACCAGCAATAACCCGATTCTTGGCTCTGGACAGGCAGTAACCGTTGGGCCAACTAATGGCCTGGTGAGTTTGAACAGGACATGGGAGCGTATCAAAAACAGCAACATTGCACTCGATTTCTTGATATTAAGAAGCCGTTTAACCGGTACTGCCGAATATTTTATAAAAGATAACGGTAACATGCTGTTACCACAAACTTACCCTACGATTTTGGGAGCACAAGCTCCTGCGGCCAATATCGGTCACCTTAAAACCAATGGGTGGGAAGTTAGCTTATCATGGGCGGATAAAATTGGCCAGGTTGGCTACAATGTAGGCGGTAACCTTAGCTATAATAAAAACAAGCTGATCAATATAAACGGGGCCACAACTATCTATGGTGGTTATAATGCTGCAACGCAGGGTTACCCGATTGGTTCGGTATTTGGGCTGGAATATGCAGGCCGGATCCAAACACAGGCGCAGGCAGATGCCGCTACCAAACTAATTGCAGGATCTGATATTCCGGGGGGATCCTATACAGCTCAAATAGGTGATAACTCTTATAAAGATTTAAATGGCGACGGCAAAATTACCAGCGCCGATTATAAGTACCTCGGTACCGATGATCCTCGGTATTCTTATTCCTTCAATGCCGGGGTACAGTGGAAAGGTTTTGATATCTCTGTAATTTTTCAGGGGGTAGGCAGCAGGACCATTTTCAGGAATGGCGATGTATGGCGGGTGCCTTTTAGTGCCGTTTACCTGAATACAACCAATCAATCGGTAAACAATAACTGGACACCTGAAAATACCGGTGCCTATTATCCTAAATATTCAACTAATGGTACTGTCAATTCCTACAATTATCAACCCTCTTCATGGTCGGTTGAGAATGGTGCTTATCTGCGTTTAAAAAATGCGGTAATAGGTTATACGCTACCTCAAAAACTGATTTCTGCAACCAATTTTATATCAAAACTACGTGTTTATATCTCAGGAAACGACCTGTGGGAAATAACTAAAATAAAAGATGGATGGGATCCGGAAGCGCCGCGAAATGTGATCACGACAGACGGAAGCCCTTATTACGGCCGCTATCCATTTTACAGATATTTAACTGCCGGTGTTAACGTTACCTTCTAATTTTAAAAACATGAAAAGATTTAATTATAAATATATCGTAGCCTTCGCATTGGTTGCTGCTGTGTTGGGCTGCAAAAAAGCGTTGAATTTAAACCCGCAGGATACCTTATCTGATGCTGCTTATTGGAAAAAAGCCAATGATTTTAAACTGGCCGCAAATGCATTTTACCTGTATGAAAGAACATTTGCAGGCACAGTCACGGATGGTGTACACAGCGACCTGCGATCGGATTTATTAACTAACAGTACTAAAAACATTTACAGCCAGGGAACTAACAGTGTTGTACAAACAGACGGAACATATAATACAGATTACCAGCGCATCCGGAATATCAATTTTCTTTTAGATAAAGCTTCAACCTATGCTACACCGGCCGAAATAGCCCAGTACGTAGCCGAAGCCAAATTTTTCAGGGCATATGTGTATTTCGATCTTCTGCAAATCTTCGGTGGTGTAACTATCGTTTCAAAACCGTTGGATACCAATGATCCATTATTGATGGCGGCGAGGAACTCGAGAGATGAAGTGACGGATTTTATTATAGCCGACCTGAATGCTGCAATTGCCGATCTGCCGCTGGAAAGTGTGCTTCGGTCTGCGGATGAAGGGCGTGTAAGTAAGGGCGCCGCTGGTGCTTTGCTGTCGAGGGTAGCCCTTTATGAAGGAACGTGGCAAAAATCAAGAGGAAACGCTACTCGCGCCAATACCTTACTGGATATAGCCATTAGCTCAAGTAAAGCTGTAATGACCAGCGGGCAGTATGCCTTGTTTGGTACAACCGGTTCAACCATTGCTTTAGGTGATTCGGCGCAGAAGTATATGTTCATACTTGAAAATACCAAATCAAATCCGGCAGGTATTACCAAATCGGCAAATACCGAGTATATCCTTTCAAACCGTTATGATGAAAGTATCCGTATCTCTAACCTTAACATAACCAAAACCACATTTGGCAATGGCCTTGTAGATTGGGCAACCCGCAAACTCGCTAATCTTTATTTATGCAGCGATGGTTTACCTATTGAAAAATCGCCATTGTTTAAAGGATATAGTACCGCCAGGTCTGAATTTGCCAACAGGGACAAACGTATGCAATATACCTTAATGGTAAACGGCAATTACTACTGGAACAATACCAACTATCGTGTTACCTGGAAAAATGATGCTGCAGATCTGGCCAACGCCGCTTTAAAACCCCTGGTTTCTAATTATGGTACTGGTTACCAGAACCAGAAATGGGCATCGGAAAGAAAGGTGGCCGACACCTATGAATCATATGATTACCCTGTGATAAGGTATGCCGAAGTATTGCTGAACTTCGCTGAAGCTACTTACGAGCGTAACGGAAATATTTCTGATGCTGATTTAAATATCTCCTTAAACCAGGTAAGGCACCGTGTAAACAGCGCAATGCCATTGCTTACTAATGATTTTGTAACCGCCAACGGTTTAAATATGCAAACAGAGATCAGGCGTGAGCGAACCATCGAATTGTATAATGAAGGCTTCCGCATAGATGACCTGAAACGCTGGAAAACCGCCGAAATGGAGATGCCGATGCCGGTACAGGGTATTAAATGGGCCGGTACCGAATTTGCCGCCATCTGGCCTGGGGCAAATACCATACCTCAGGATGCAAACGGCATTTTGATCATTGATAATAGCAGGACATGGCAGGATAAAAATTACCTGTTACCACTTCCTCAAGACCAGATTAAGTTAAATAGTAAGCTTACGCAAAATCCGGGTTGGTAAATAAGCCTCACCCCAGCCCTCTCCAAAGGAGAGGGGGCACTTTTTTGTTGAAGTCCTCTCCTTTGGAGAGGATTTAGGTGAGGCCATAAGCAACAAATTTTAAAAGCGATTTCCCTCAACCAGATCAGCCTAAATACAAAATATTAAAAAGACCAAATTATGAAACCTACTTTATGGTTAATGGCGTTGTGTTCCATATTGGTAACAATGTCCTGCAAAAAATCACCGTCATTATATGGTGTAGAGAAAAATAGTAAGGGTGTAGCTAACCCAACTGGAGCCGCAACATTTAAACACCCGGGAATGTTGCTCACTGCCACCTCGTTAGATTACATAAAAACGCAGATAGCCTCATCTTCAGAGCCCTGGAATACAACTTTGATTGCCCTCAAAGCCTCAACATGGGCTTCTTTAAACTATCAAATGCAGGGGCCAACTACACTCATTACCCGCGATCCTACAATTATAGCCCGTGATGGTATAAACTATAAGTCAATTATTGAGAACGACTCTTACGCTATCTTTTCTCAGGCCCTGATGTGGAAACTTACCGGCAACAACGCTTATGCGGATAATGCGGTGAAAATGCTTAACGCATGGTCCACTACTTTGAAGAGCATCACCAGTACCGGGCCGGATGTTTATCTATGTGCAAGTTTTAATGGGTTCATTATGGCCAATGGTGCCGAACTGGTACGCGATTATTCGGGATGGCAAGCCGCAGATCTGCAAAAATGTAAAGATATGTTCAGAAACATCTGGTACCCTGTAATTAAGAGTATCGAAATTCCCGGGGGAGCCAACGGAACCTGGGATAGTGCGAATGCTAAGGCAATAATGGCCTTTGGTATATTTCTGGACGACCAGTCGATGTTTGATGCTGCTTACAATTATTTCTATCATGGAAGCGGCGATGGTACTGTTGAGCATTATTTTCTGCCGAGCGGGCAAAACCAGGAATCTGGCCGGACGCAAAGCTATAGCCAGTTAGGGCTTTGTAATTTTGAAGAACTGTGCGAAATGGGGTATAACCAAGGCAAGCTGGATATGTGGGTAGCTAAAGATACCGTCATTATGAAAGCTTTTGAATATAATGCCAAATATAACCTGGGCCAGGATGTGCCTTTTAATACGGCTTTTCCCGAGGTATATGGAAAATGGGTATATCCGGCCATATCTGCAGATAGCAGGGGAAGTTATCGCCCTATATTTTACATGGCCTATAATCAATTTCATAATCGCCTTGGTGCAGCTATGCCAAATACCCAGCGCGTATTGGAGCAGTATACGGCTATTGAAAAACAAACCATCGGCACGGTTACAGACGGTACCGGTTGGGGCAGTTTATTGTTTTACCATCCTTCGGCAGGCGGTTTAACTCCTGTAGCGGTTGGAGCATTAAGATGGGAGTTTGATGCACTGGAAGGATGGGGTGGAGTACCTTGGGCCGAAAACTCAAAAGTGGCGGTTGCCAATGGTCAGTTAGAAGTATCGGCTTCAATTGGTACCTATGTTCGCGCATGGCAGGGTTCTGCTTTGTTAGATCCTGTGACCTATCCTTACCTTGCTGTTAAAGTTACCCAGATCCCCAAACTTAAAAAGAGTACCGATGATTGGGCTATTCAGGCTTACTGGAACATAAGCGGCACAAATCATGATTATCGGTATGTTAGTAAAACCGATATGACACTTTTGGGTACACAGGTGTATGTTATTAAATGGGCGCCAAAATCTGGCTTTTATGATGGCTTCCCAACATTCCCGGCGGCTTCAACCACAGGCGGACTTTACCTTGATTTTGGTGATTGCTTAAGCGGTGAAAAAGCTAAGATCGATTGGGTTCGCTCTTATAAAAACCTGGCGGATATCCCCAATAACTAAACTTCACTAAATAGATAGGATCTGAGGCCGGTTTTCTGCCGGCTTCAGATTTATTAAAGTTTTTGTAAAATACTGAAATCCAGTTGTTAGGATAGAGCTCGAAGTGGCAGCTTTATCATTATTGCTGTTAATCGCTTTTGAGATGATTATAAACCGCGAAATTATTTGTCCTATACATGGTAAACTATTTTCAGGAAGAGCCTGATGCCGGTCAACATAAAAAACATGGGGATGATACTGTTCTAATATGAAAAGAAACGCAAAAATATTAATACTCTTTTTGGGATTAATCTGCTTTATCAGCAAGGTTCACGGCCAGGGAATAAAGGATTCTTTACTTAGTCTTCGGTCGCCGGATAAAAATATAACATTCAGATTTAGTCAAAAAGTTGAGGCCTGGAAGCGTACCATGTACTATAGCGTGGATTATAAAAACAAGCCGGTAATTCTGCAGTCGGTCCTTGATCTGCAGCTGGATAATGATCTTTCAGAAAAAGCTATGGCGCTGAAGGTAGATCAGCATAAAAACTGGTGCGAAAACCTGTTGATCACCGGCGTTGATTCATCCCGGCATGATACCACATGGGCACCGGTTACCGGAGAGCGGGCTATGATCAGGGATCTTTACAACGCAATTAATATTACGCTGGTGAAGGATGACAACCCCATTTATGTAATGCAGGTACAGGTAAGGGTGTACAACGAAGGGGTAGCGTTCCGGTATTATTTCCCCGAAAACCCTAAAGGCACCTACTACAACGTCACGGCCGAAAATACCGAGTTTCACCTGCCTGAAGGCACCCAGGCCTGGTTTGCCAATTGGGCACAAGCGCCATATTACAAACTGCCGCTAAAAAACTGGCCCGGCGAAAGCGAACGGCCGTTAACCATCGAACTGCCTAACGGCCTTTTTGCGGCGCTGGGGGAGGCGCAACTAATTGATTATGCACGCACCAAATTTAAACTGAGTGCTGATAAACCATCTACCCTGGTAACCTCGATGTTTGGCGGGGCGCAGTTGATCTCGCCGGTAGGTACTCCATGGCGGGCAATCATGATAGCCGAAAAGCCGGGCGAGCTGATTGAACATAATTACATGATGTTGAATCTTAATGAGCCTTCAGCAATAGCTAATACCAATTGGATTAAACCAGGTAAAATCATGCGGGTAATGGCACAAACTACTGCCGATGCAAAGACCAATATTGATTTCGCGGTAAAGCATAACCTGCAATATATTCTGTTTGATTGGAAATGGTACGGACCGGCATTTAGCTTTAGCTCGGATGCTACCAAGGTTGCTATACCTGATTTTGACCTGCCCGGTATAATCAAATATGGCAAGGATAAGGGTGTTGGTGTTTGGTTATATGTTAATCAGCAGGGTTTATTAGCCCAAAGCGACAGTTTATTTGCCATTTATCATAAATGGGGTGTAAAAGGCGTGAAATTTGGTTTTGTGCAGCAGGGGTCCCACCGCTGGACAACCTGGGTGGAAAAAGCAATTCGGCAGGCGGCCGCTGCCCGGATCATGGTAAACATTCATGACGACTGGCGGCCAACCGGCGAGCAGCGCACCTGGCCAAACCTGATGTCGGCCGAAGGGATCCGTGGTAACGAGGAAATGCCAGATGCTACGCACAATACGGTGCTGCCTTTTACGCGGTACATTGCCGGAGCAGCCGATTATACCATCTGTTATTTTGATAAGCGCATTAAAACTACCCATGCCCACCAATTGGCACTGGCAGCTATTTATTACAGCCCGCTGCAAACACTGTATTGGTATGACAAGCCTTTGGCGGAGCATAATGAGCCAGAACTGGAATTTTGGGACAAGGTCCCAACCACATGGGACGAAACGAAAATAGTGCAGGGAACACCCGGCGAATACATTTCTACAGCCCGCAGGAGCGGAAAAGATTGGTTTGTAGGTACTATCACCAACAATGACGCACGCGAAATTAAACTTGATCTGAGTTTTTTAGAACCCGGTAAAAAGTATAAAGCGACAATTTACAGCGACGATCCATCGGTGACTACTGAGACCCATGTTAGGGTCAGCAGTAATAGTGTTCACAGTAAAACAGTATTAAAACTCACCCTGCTGCCGTCAGGCGGAGAGGCGGTGTATCTTACTCCGGAAAAATAATCCATAATATATATATCATATATGAGCCAACAGAATAAAAATAATTATGTAATCAGTGCAGATATTGGCGGTACCCATATTACAGCAGCGGTCATTGATCTTGAAAAAAAAATGATCATTGAAGATACCCGTACCAGATTAACTGTGGACTCTCAGGGAACTGCAGCTGAAATACTTAAAAGCTGGGCAGAAGCATTGACGCAGGCTTATGAAAAATTCGGCTCTTTGGTTCAGCAGGTTGCCCTGGCCATGCCTGGCCCGTTTGATTATGAAAATGGGATTTCACTGATCAAAGACCTGCATAAGTATGAGGCCATTTATGGTTTAAATATCAAGTTATACTTGTCGGAAGAGCTCAGGATAGATGCTGCAGATATCCTGTTCCGGAATGATGCCGAAGCATTTTTACAAGGAGAAGTTGTGGCGGGAGCAGGCACCGGATCCCGTAAGGCCCTTGGGCTTACGCTGGGCACAGGGTTCGGTTCAGCTTTGAGCGTTGATGGTATTGTGAAAGATTTAAACCTGGGCGGCGAACCTTATAAAGAAAGCATTGCAGATGATTATTTCTCTACAAGATGGTTCTTACGGCGATATCGTGAAATAACCGGACTGTCCACTACCGGAGTGAGCGCGCTGATATCAATGTCCAAACACAGCGCTGTGGTCATGAACATCTTTGATGAGTTTACGGTCAACCTGTCTTTATTTCTTCGGGATATTATCCAAACCGAAGCTCCTGATGTAATTGTTATTGGTGGCAATATTGCAAAAGCATCGGGCATGTTTGTGGATGAACTTATCAGCAGGTTAACAGCATATGCTGAAAGTTTAAAAATAAAATTAGCTTTATTGGGAGAAGACGCGGCGCTGATGGGTGCTGCTGCGGCTTTTGATAGCAGGCGAGGACTTAATATCTTATTTAACGCCAATCATCCGGGTAATTAATTTTAATAACAATATGACCAATAAACCAGCTTTTACCGAGAAAAAATTCATCGTAACCTTTGTATTTGTAACCTCGCTATTTTTAATGTGGGGCTTACTGCATTCCATGAGCGATATCCTGAACAAGCATTTTCAAAATGTGCTTAACCTCTCCAAATCCCAATCCGGCTTAATCCAGTTCTCCGTGTTTGGGGCTTATTTTATTATGAGTATTCCCGCAGGATATTTTTTAAAGAAGTTTGGCTATAAACCGGGTGTAATCCTGGGGCTTATTTTATTTGCCTCTGGCTTATTCCTGTTTGTGCCTGCGGCCAACGCGGCTTCATTTACTTTTTTCAGGATTGCTTTATTTATTATGGGCTGCGGTATGGCTACTTTAGAAACTGTTGCTCATCCATTCGCGGCTGCCCTGGGTGATCAGCGCCGGAGTGACCAGCGGGTAAATTTTGCACAAACCTTTAACGCAATAGGTACTATGATTGGGCCTGCTATTGGCTCTTATTTTTTGTTTGGACGGCATAACGTTCATTCAACTGACCTAACTTCAGTAAAAACACTCTATGTAGCTATCGGCTGTGTGATTATACTCATAGCGGTGGCTTTTATGTTTTTAAAAATTCCGGTTTTAGCTGATCCGCATGCAGAAATATCAACAATTGACCCGGACGCCGTTAATATAGATGTTGAACCTTCAAAAAAACTATATCAGCATTCGCATTTTGTATGGGCGGTTGCAGCCCAGTTTTTTAATGTGGCAGCACAGGCCGGCACCTGGGCATATTTTATCAACTACGGTGTGGATATTATGCATTTCAGTAATGAAAAGGCCGGCTACTTCATGATTGTTTTTATGGGGATGATGGCGCTGGGGCGTATTGTGGGCACCTCGTTAATGACCTATGTAGCGCCCAATAAATTATTAGCGGCATTTGCCTGCGGTAGTATCTTAATGTGCCTGGTCGTTGCGCAAAGTTTGGGCTGGACATCATACATCGCCCTGCTGATGATCAACTTCTTCTTTAGCATTATGTTCCCTACCATTTTTAGTTTGGGGATCAAAAACCTGGGCGGCCACGTGCAACAGGCTTCATCCTTCATAGCAATGGGCGTAGTGGGTGGCGCTGTATTTCCAATGGTTATGGGGCTGATAGCCAACCAAAGTGTCGCTCACGCTTACTATCTGCCGATTATATGCTATGCAGTGATCTTTTTATTCGGCGCTAAATTTTATAAAGTTAAGCATTAATGAAAAGCATCCGGATAATCATATTAACCTTCATGCTGGCCACTGCTGCCGCACTTGCATCTGCCCAGATGAAAGCAAAAGCGCCCGTCGTTTATGATTTTTCGTATCTGGACAGGAAGATAGGTGGTTGGGTTGATAGCGGCTATTACAAAGGTGCATCCATAATTATTGTTAAGGATGATGAGGTGATCCATCAAAAATATTTTGGCAATTATACCCCGAAAACAGTAGCTTATATAGCATCGGCAGGCAAATGGCTTGCTGCTGCTACTATAGCTGCCATAGTTGATGAGGGTAAATTATCATGGGATGATCAGGTTAAAAAGTGGCTCCCCGAATTTAAAGATCAAAAAGGGGAGGCTACTTTAAGACAGCTGTTTTCGCATACCGCCGGTTACCCTGATTATCAGCCGGAAGGCAGGCATTCTGATAGTTATCAAACGCTAAAAGAATCGGTGGCTCATATCGTTGACCTTCGGGCCGACACGGCTCCCGGTACTAAATTTAAATACGGGGGCCTTGCCATGCAGGTAGCCGGCCGTATGGCCGAATTAGCCACAGGTAAGGATTGGGAAACGATCTTTCAGGAAAAGATAGCAAGACCCTTGGGTATGCAACTAACGCATTTTACGCCTGTAAGCGATGTTGGCGGTCAAAACCCTATGCTGGGTGGCGGAGCAAGAGCATCATTGGATGATTATGCTCATTTCTTAAATATGATTATCCATAATGGGGTATATCAAGGTAAACGCATCCTATCCGCAAAAGCTATACAGGACATGCAGGCAGACCAGGTTGGGAATGCTAAAATGACCGACCCCTATGTTGAAAACACCCGGGCCAGCGACCGAAAAGATATTTATGGACTTGGCGAATGGCGGGAGGAAGTTGACGCCAAAGGTAACGCCACACTGATCAGTAGCCCAAGCTGGGCGGGGGCATATCCATGGATTGATAAAAAAAATCATGTTTACGGCTTTATGCTTGCCCGTGTAGCCGAAATGAAAAACGGTTTCAATTCGTTTTTAGGTAGCCCCGTGCTACCCTTGTTGGTAAGGGATGTGTTGGCTCAGGCGAGCATGGGTAATGTAAAACACGGTTACATCACCATGCAGGATGGCGCTAAACTGTATTATGAAGAAACCGGTAAAGGCGAGCCGTTGATCCTTCTCCACGGCCATTCATTTGACTGTACAGAATGGGACCCACAGTTTTTTAAACTGGCTAAAAAATACAGGGTGATCCGGTACGACTTGAGGGGTTATGGCTGGTCATCGATGCCCTCTGAAAATCAGAAAGCCCTGCATGCCGATGATCTGAAAGCCCTGATGGATCAGCTGCATATTGCAAAAGCGCATATTGCAGGGTTGTCGTTAGGGGGATTTATTGTTACAGATTTTTTGGCACTGTATCCCGGTCGCCTACTTTCTGCAACGGCAGCCAGCGGCGATTTTTTTGATGTTGCCGGCCCCAGTCATCCATGGACTGCTGAAGAGGCCGAAACTCAACGTGAAAAGATCAAAGCATGGCAAGCCAAAGGTATCCAGCTCAGTAAACAGGAATGGTTTAACAAACTAACCAAACGCAATGGTAAAAATATTGAAAGTTTGAGGCAGCCCGTCTGGAACATGATCTACAAATGGGATGCGTGGCAGCCCCAGCACCTTGAGCCCCGGTTTTTATTAGGCAATGAGGCGGAACCCCGGTTAAGGGCACAGAAAATAACCATTCCGGTAATGGTACTTACCGGCGATGCAGACGCGAATGTCCCCAATAAGTTGTTAAAAGTGGTGCCATCAGCTAAGCAAATGATCGTCCCCCATGCCGGCCATGTTAGTAACATGGAGAACCCCGAGGGTTTTAACGAAAAGCTACTGGCTTTTTTAAATACGATAGATTGAAAAAGATGAAAAGAATGAACAGGTTCCTTGTGATAGGATTGCTGATGTTGCCCCTTGGGGTATCGGCCCAATACATAGGGCAGCACCAATCTCAAATAAAAATAGAACCTAAGATAGCTATCAAAGCGTACAGTTTCGATTTGAAGGATGTAAAACTGCTTGATAGCCGCTTTAAAGATAACATGGACCGCGAAGGCGAATGGATGCTATCCTTACCTGTAGAGCGGTTATTGCACAGTTTTAGGGTTAATGCAGGCATGCTCACGGATAAAAAGAGCAGTAAAACGAAAATGCCCGCCCCGCTTGGCGGTTGGGAAGCCTTGGATATGGAACTGCGCGGCCATAGTATAGGCCATTTACTATCTGGTTTATCCTTCCAATATGCAGCTACAGGTAACGCATCTTTTAAACTAAAGATCGACAGTCTGGTTGCCGGGCTTGCTGAGGTGCAGGCTGCTCTCAATGAAGATGGTTATTTAAGCGCTTTCCCGCAAAACTACATCGACAGAAATATTAAGGGTAAAAGTGTTTGGGCACCCTGGTATACCCTGCATAAAATAGCTGCCGGTTTAATTGATGCCTACTGGTACTCAGGCAATACGCAGGCGCTTGATGTGGTAAGTAAAATGGCATTTTGGGCTTACAAAAAAATAACGCCACTGAGTGAGGATCAGCTGGCCCTGATGCTCAGGAACGAGTTTGGCGGCATGAATGAAGCCTGGTATAATCTGTATTCTATCACGGATAATCCGGAGCACAAAAAACTTGGCGATCTGTTTTATCACCATGCCGTGCTTGATCCATTGGCTGCCGGGGAGGACAAACTCAACAAAATGCACGCCAATACGGTTATTCCAAAAATAACGGGTGAGGCCCGTGCTTACGAATTAACCGGGGATACAAGGGACAAAACTATCGTAACTAATTTTTGGGATAATGTGATCCATAACCAAACTTATGTTATAGGCAGCAATAGCGATAAGGAACACTTCATTGAGCCTGGCAAGATTTCAAAATTTATAACCGGCTACACCGGCGAAACCTGCAATACCTACAATATGCTTAAGGTAACACGTCACTTGTTTACATGGGATGCCGATGTGAAATATGCCGATTATTATGAGCGGGCTTTGTACAATCATATTTTGGGCCAGCAGGACCCCAAAACGGGTATGGTATGCTATTTTACACCTTTAAAAGCCGGAGCTTTCCGCTTGTACAGTACCCGGGATAGTTCATTTTGGTGCTGTGTAGGCTCGGGGTTCGAGAGCCAGTCAAAATATGGGGAGGCAATCTATTATCATAATGATCAAGGCGTTTTTGTAAACCTGTTTATTCCATCGGTATTAACCTGGGAAGAGAAGGGATTGAAATTAAGGCAGCAAACTACTTATCCCGAAGATGCAACCACGAGCTTGATAATAGATTCGGCAGGTGCAGAAAGTTTAGCTCTTTATATCCGTTATCCGGGTTGGGCACGCAGCGGGGGTAAAGTTACAATAAACGGTAAAAACGTAAAAGTTAATCATGCGCCGGGAAGCTACATTACCCTAAACCGGAAATGGGAAGTGGGGGACAAGGTAGAAATAACCTACCCGATGGCATTACATCTGGAACCAACGCCCGATGATCCTAAAATAGCCGCTGTAATGTATGGACCGATAGTGCTGGCAGGTGAAATGGGGGCCGAAGCAATGCCGGCCCATGCGCCTTATCATGATGCTACTGATCCTTACCAGTATTATGATTATAGCTATAACATCCCTGCAAATCTTGTTCATGGATTGAAGGTCACTAACGAAAATATAGCCGGTTCGATAAAACCGGTTAAAGATGAGCCACTAACTT from Mucilaginibacter sp. SJ includes:
- the fucP gene encoding L-fucose:H+ symporter permease yields the protein MTNKPAFTEKKFIVTFVFVTSLFLMWGLLHSMSDILNKHFQNVLNLSKSQSGLIQFSVFGAYFIMSIPAGYFLKKFGYKPGVILGLILFASGLFLFVPAANAASFTFFRIALFIMGCGMATLETVAHPFAAALGDQRRSDQRVNFAQTFNAIGTMIGPAIGSYFLFGRHNVHSTDLTSVKTLYVAIGCVIILIAVAFMFLKIPVLADPHAEISTIDPDAVNIDVEPSKKLYQHSHFVWAVAAQFFNVAAQAGTWAYFINYGVDIMHFSNEKAGYFMIVFMGMMALGRIVGTSLMTYVAPNKLLAAFACGSILMCLVVAQSLGWTSYIALLMINFFFSIMFPTIFSLGIKNLGGHVQQASSFIAMGVVGGAVFPMVMGLIANQSVAHAYYLPIICYAVIFLFGAKFYKVKH
- a CDS encoding class A beta-lactamase-related serine hydrolase, translating into MKSIRIIILTFMLATAAALASAQMKAKAPVVYDFSYLDRKIGGWVDSGYYKGASIIIVKDDEVIHQKYFGNYTPKTVAYIASAGKWLAAATIAAIVDEGKLSWDDQVKKWLPEFKDQKGEATLRQLFSHTAGYPDYQPEGRHSDSYQTLKESVAHIVDLRADTAPGTKFKYGGLAMQVAGRMAELATGKDWETIFQEKIARPLGMQLTHFTPVSDVGGQNPMLGGGARASLDDYAHFLNMIIHNGVYQGKRILSAKAIQDMQADQVGNAKMTDPYVENTRASDRKDIYGLGEWREEVDAKGNATLISSPSWAGAYPWIDKKNHVYGFMLARVAEMKNGFNSFLGSPVLPLLVRDVLAQASMGNVKHGYITMQDGAKLYYEETGKGEPLILLHGHSFDCTEWDPQFFKLAKKYRVIRYDLRGYGWSSMPSENQKALHADDLKALMDQLHIAKAHIAGLSLGGFIVTDFLALYPGRLLSATAASGDFFDVAGPSHPWTAEEAETQREKIKAWQAKGIQLSKQEWFNKLTKRNGKNIESLRQPVWNMIYKWDAWQPQHLEPRFLLGNEAEPRLRAQKITIPVMVLTGDADANVPNKLLKVVPSAKQMIVPHAGHVSNMENPEGFNEKLLAFLNTID
- a CDS encoding glycoside hydrolase family 127 protein; its protein translation is MNRFLVIGLLMLPLGVSAQYIGQHQSQIKIEPKIAIKAYSFDLKDVKLLDSRFKDNMDREGEWMLSLPVERLLHSFRVNAGMLTDKKSSKTKMPAPLGGWEALDMELRGHSIGHLLSGLSFQYAATGNASFKLKIDSLVAGLAEVQAALNEDGYLSAFPQNYIDRNIKGKSVWAPWYTLHKIAAGLIDAYWYSGNTQALDVVSKMAFWAYKKITPLSEDQLALMLRNEFGGMNEAWYNLYSITDNPEHKKLGDLFYHHAVLDPLAAGEDKLNKMHANTVIPKITGEARAYELTGDTRDKTIVTNFWDNVIHNQTYVIGSNSDKEHFIEPGKISKFITGYTGETCNTYNMLKVTRHLFTWDADVKYADYYERALYNHILGQQDPKTGMVCYFTPLKAGAFRLYSTRDSSFWCCVGSGFESQSKYGEAIYYHNDQGVFVNLFIPSVLTWEEKGLKLRQQTTYPEDATTSLIIDSAGAESLALYIRYPGWARSGGKVTINGKNVKVNHAPGSYITLNRKWEVGDKVEITYPMALHLEPTPDDPKIAAVMYGPIVLAGEMGAEAMPAHAPYHDATDPYQYYDYSYNIPANLVHGLKVTNENIAGSIKPVKDEPLTFKTTSTTNGTQVILEPYYNLHRQRYVVYWDLN